GTCATTAAACATAATATTAATCGATTTCATAGTCGTCCTAGTTCTTATATTAAACATTCGATAGGCACGACTATTAGTTGAATATCCAAGGAACAAACACTTGTCGCTCTTAGAATCAAGCTTAAACATTCGATAGACGATGTGctccgttttttttttttgctctctCTCGTCTCTATACTTTGCAGCATATATCCTTCAATATATATAGTCTCTTTAACCTAGAGATGATTATTTGAATAGATACACACAAATCATGGAAActataattttattaagaataaaatcttttaaataaaaagatCATAACCAAATGATGCGAATCTTCGTACGAAGAAAGGCAGACAATATTAAATTAGAATagcgccctcaattcaataatgaACAAGGATCGTTGTTGTGttccgatcttttgattcaagcaaCACGACCTTCACCCCTAAACTGCGAGGTTTAGTAATAAATTAAAGAATCACAAAGAAAAACAACTGAAACTAGACGAACATTCAAAAAACTCATCTTTGACAATCTACGAAAGAAACGATTGACAGACGTCAAAAagtaaaactttgataagtatGATTTTGAATACAAAGCAAAAACCTtgaaaaagttgagagaaaactcTAAAATTTTGTATAAACCAATGTTAATTCTATAATTCGTGTTTACAATggattatataataaaatacaacAAAATCGCAATCTAGGGTTTCCATAACTAacctgtgagacgggtcaaatctacccatattcacaataaaaagtaatattttaagCATACAAAATTATACTTTTACATGGATGAGCTAAacaagatatccgtctcacaaattcgactcgtgagaccatttcacacaaatttttgccatttTATTATTCATCCCATTGTTAAAGTCTAAATTACTTGCAAAAGTCTAAACTTATTAGACACtcttaaaaatcaataaacatGTAAGACTCATTATTCAAGATACATTCTCATTATTTTATGTGTAAGCTTTCAAGAAAcatctttaaattattttttaatttgagtGTCGAAATGTTTACGTCGGGATTGTGTTCGTGACGTAGGTGAAAACCCACGAAAACTTAATTTTTCCGGATTATTTGAACCCACCCGTTAAGAGGTAAAGTACCGATATATGATTGTTTGGATATGCTTATCCGaacaattatatatttttttttgtcaaaccacataaaattcaataattcaaTTCCAACAAGTTATTTCAATCAATTCATCCGCCAACCAGTTCTGTCGTTTGCAAATGTGTTGGTTTTTTTTTACTAATTGTGTCGGTAGAGTACTTAGCTCCGTTTATGGTATACAATAGAAAACAAGTACTGTCCCATGAGATTCACCATCGTGGGTCCCAAAAATCTTTCACTGAAGATTGAGGTGCGCCTACTTGTTTCAGAATATATCTTTTAACGAGTGATGAGGGACATATTCTCGATTGATTACAGCATCTGAATCATATTataaatcacaaaaaaaaaaaaacgtaaaAAGTCAATGTTCTTAGGCAATTTTCATATCAGTCATCATGTTACAAATCTTTCAAATCTACCCGCATAACAATAATAATCCATAATTTGGAACTAAACCAGTGGAGTTATCACGTTAAAACTAAACAATGTTTCGAGGATACCGGCGAGATCCCTCTTGAAACTCAGGTGCGTCTCCAAGTCTtggctttttttaaaaaaaaatttcaagattCGAATTTGCCGAGGCCCAGCTCAAGAATTCGAGCGAGAATAGTGTATGTGGTGATGATAGACTCGTCTTTGGTTCCAAGGGATTTCAGATGGATCTGTACACTTGTTCTGTTCAATCTGCAGTTGATGACTCTCTTCCTGGTTGCCACATTTACCTTCTGCTTGATCGAAATCTACTCGTTCAACGTGTTTGCTTTGACAGTCCCGTGTACGAGCCTGATGATGTGATATGGCCTGTGTGGTCTTGTAATGGATTGACATGTGTCACAACGAAATGCAAAAAACTGCCAACTTCTGGTACAGTTCTGGATTTGGAATGTTACAGCATAACATTTGGTTTCGGTTATGATGATTTGCACGATGATTATAAAGTGGTGGAAGTTTTTACTTTTGAGCATGTTCCAAGTGCAGGCCTACTAGAGACTCAGCTAAAGGTTTATAGTTTGAGGGCTAACTCTTGGAAGAGTTTGTCGAATTGGCACGGTGGATATACATTTGGTGGGTCTGGAAAGTTTTTGAACGGAGCCATATATTGGCCAGTCCACCACTTCGATGGACCGGTTGAGTGGGAGATTGTCTCTCAAGATCTTGCAACAGACACTTTTGCGGTGTTACCTTTGCCTGCttttgatgatgatgatgtcAAAGTCGAGGTGAAGGTTTTAGGGAGCTGTCTTGCTGTATGTTGTGAAAGAAACACTCACGTGGATATATGGTTGATGGACTGTTGTGTGAGAAAACTGTGGACTAAATTGGCTAGAATCCCATTCTTTTTGCATATTAGGGAGTATGAGTTTATAAGACCATGTCCATTGTTTCTGTCCGTGGATGGAAGGATGCTAGTTAAATATGGAACAAATTTAAGCTTGTACGATCCAAGGGATCCaaatattcatcattttggtaaTAAATTTGAAGTGGAAGCTATTACCTACACTGAGAGACTTGTTTCTCCAAATTTGGAGGATGAAGTTATCCTTGGAAGTACTTTGCCGCCGGAAATATTTACAGAGATACTCTTGAGATTACCTGCGAAGTCTCTTATGCGCTTTAGTACGGTTTCAAAGGGATGGCTTACTTTAATTTCAAGTTCCCAATTTGCCAAGGACCACCTCAAGTATTCAAACAAAAGCGATGTGTACACTCATGATAGACTCATCTTCGGTTCCAGAACGTATCCAATGGACTTATTCAGTTGTTCTCTTGATAGTGCAGTGGCAGATTCTGTTTTAAGTGGTTACATTTACCCAGAAATGGATGAACATTTGCAGGTTCAGGCTGTGTGTTGGGATTATCCTATTCTCGAGCCTGACGATATGATATGGCTTTTGGGTTCTTGTCATGGGTTGGTTTGTCTGTCACTGCTTCCTAACACTGTGATGTTGTGGAATCCAACGATACAACAATCTAAGGTTTTACCAAATTCTGGTACAGATATGGATTTTGACTGTTGCGGCCTGACATATGGTTTTGGTTATGATGAGTTGCATGTTGATTACAAGGTAGTGGAGTTTTTCAGTTTTGAGCGTGTTACAGGGACACACGTGCTTGAGATTCAGATCAAGGTTTGTAGTTCGAGAGCCCATTCTTGGACGATTTTGTCAAATTGGCCAGGTGGTGAACCATTTGGTGGGTCTGGTAAGTGTTTGAATGGAGCCATACATTGGTCGGTCACACACTATGACGGACCGGTTGAGTGGGAGATTGTTTCTCATGATCTTGAAATGGACACTTCTACGGTGATACGTTTACCCAATCTTGAGAATGATGATGTTACAATCGAGTTAAAGGTTTTAAATGGTTTTCTAGCTGTATGTTGCGGACGAAATACTCACATGGATATATGGTTGATGAAGGAATACGGTGTGAGAGAATCTTGGACTAAAGTGGCTTGCACACCCTTCTTTCTTGACTTGATGGATAATGAGTACATTAGACCATGTCCAATGTTTTTGTCGACAGACAACAGGATACTGATTAATTATGGGCCAAATTTAAGTGTGTATGATCGTAGAAATCCGAATATTCACCATTTTAGTGATAGTTCTGAAGTTGAAGGTATTACCTACTCTGATAGCCTAATTTCACCAAATTTGGAAGATGATACAAGAACTGGAAGGACATTGCCCCTAGATATTATCATGGAGGTACTCGTGAGATTACCTGTGAAGTCTCTTGTACGCTTTAGCTCCGTGTCAAAAGGATGGTTTTCTTTGATTTCAAGTCCTCCATTTGTGAAGGCCCATCTCAAGATTCAAACCAAAAATGATATGCTCATCTTCGGTTCCAAAACATTTCCAATGGATTTGTACAGTTGTTCTCTTGATAATGCTGTCAAGGATCGTGTTTCTGGTGGCATCATTTACCCTATAGCCGATGAAACTTTATTGGTTCACCCTGTGCGGTTGGATTTCCCTTATTTCAGGGCAGATGATGAGATATGGCTTTTGGGTTCTTGCAATGGTCTGGTCTGTGTTCTTTTAACTCCTAGCACCATGGTTTTATGGAATCCAACGATGAGAAGATCCAAAGTTTTACCATATTCTGGTGCAAATGTGCTCGACCCCTATAGCATGACATATGGTCTTGCTTATGATGAGTTGCATGATGATTATAAAGTGGTGGTGATTTTCAAAGTCATGCTCGATATGGACACATACCAGACTCAACTCAAGGTTTATAGTTTGAGGTCCAACTCTTGGAAGACACTGTCAAATTGGCCTGATGTTGGTGACATATTTGATGGGTCGGGTAAGTTTTTTAATGGAGCCATTCACTGGTCAGTACAAGATCTGAATGGACCAACCAAATGGGCTATCGTTTCCCTTGATCTTTCATCGGACACCTTTGTGAAGCTGGCTGCACCTAATTTTGAGGATGATGATGTGAGAAATAAGGTAAACGTTTTACAGGGTTGCCTGGCTGTATCTTGTGAACGTGATACCTACATGGATATATGGCTGATGTACGAATACGGTGTCCAGGCATCGTGGACTAAAGTGGTTCGTGTCCTCTTTTCTGTGAATCTGAGGGAACATCAGCTCCTTGGCCCGACGccaatattttttaaagaaGATGGGAAGATAGTATTCGACTATGGAACTTCATTGGCAGTATACGACCCGAGAAACGCTGAGGTTCATCATTTCGGATGCAGGCTTGAAGTTGAAGCAACAACCTTTATGGAAAGCCTGGTAGCACCTGATTTGGATGGTGATCACATCGGAAGGGCGTTGTGGTAGAAGAAAATTTAGTGACTGATTTGGTGCAAAGGAAGCTTTAATTTCTGTGGTTCGTTAATGTACAGTTGATGGTTTCTTCGATAAACTAGCATTTTTGTCTTACCAGTTATTCCAGTCATTTTTGTGTGGATTTGTGTGGATAGTGTGTGAAATATGGGACCAAAAGTAGGTGTGTATTTAGACTAATAAGATGATATGTGTAGTTGAAGAGGTGATTAATGTGTTGTTTGGATGGCACAATTTTATGTGTCCTGACCATTTATATATagaataggtctcttgtgagatgttctcacgaatctttatctgtgatacaTGTCAAttttaccgatattcataataaaaataatactcttaacataaaaagtaatatttttcatagatgatccgaataagagatccgtcttacaaaatacgatccgtgagaccgtcttacacatgTTCTTGTCTtatataaaatcatatattGATGCTTTGTTgacaataattattatttttgttttatttattgCTCGTTTAGTTAAGTAAAGATGACGGTTGATTGTATTTATAAAGAGAGAATTACTTTGAGCACTTGCAGTACAAGAAGTAGAAGATCAATAAATTAAtgataagaaatttaaaaatatatagtttttcgTCTTGAAATCCAAATAAAAGAGTCAAATCTT
This genomic interval from Primulina eburnea isolate SZY01 chromosome 16, ASM2296580v1, whole genome shotgun sequence contains the following:
- the LOC140816315 gene encoding uncharacterized protein translates to MDLYTCSVQSAVDDSLPGCHIYLLLDRNLLVQRVCFDSPVYEPDDVIWPVWSCNGLTCVTTKCKKLPTSGTVLDLECYSITFGFGYDDLHDDYKVVEVFTFEHVPSAGLLETQLKVYSLRANSWKSLSNWHGGYTFGGSGKFLNGAIYWPVHHFDGPVEWEIVSQDLATDTFAVLPLPAFDDDDVKVEVKVLGSCLAVCCERNTHVDIWLMDCCVRKLWTKLARIPFFLHIREYEFIRPCPLFLSVDGRMLVKYGTNLSLYDPRDPNIHHFGNKFEVEAITYTERLVSPNLEDEVILGSTLPPEIFTEILLRLPAKSLMRFSTVSKGWLTLISSSQFAKDHLKYSNKSDVYTHDRLIFGSRTYPMDLFSCSLDSAVADSVLSGYIYPEMDEHLQVQAVCWDYPILEPDDMIWLLGSCHGLVCLSLLPNTVMLWNPTIQQSKVLPNSGTDMDFDCCGLTYGFGYDELHVDYKVVEFFSFERVTGTHVLEIQIKVCSSRAHSWTILSNWPGGEPFGGSGKCLNGAIHWSVTHYDGPVEWEIVSHDLEMDTSTVIRLPNLENDDVTIELKVLNGFLAVCCGRNTHMDIWLMKEYGVRESWTKVACTPFFLDLMDNEYIRPCPMFLSTDNRILINYGPNLSVYDRRNPNIHHFSDSSEVEGITYSDSLISPNLEDDTRTGRTLPLDIIMEVLVRLPVKSLVRFSSVSKGWFSLISSPPFVKAHLKIQTKNDMLIFGSKTFPMDLYSCSLDNAVKDRVSGGIIYPIADETLLVHPVRLDFPYFRADDEIWLLGSCNGLVCVLLTPSTMVLWNPTMRRSKVLPYSGANVLDPYSMTYGLAYDELHDDYKVVVIFKVMLDMDTYQTQLKVYSLRSNSWKTLSNWPDVGDIFDGSGKFFNGAIHWSVQDLNGPTKWAIVSLDLSSDTFVKLAAPNFEDDDVRNKVNVLQGCLAVSCERDTYMDIWLMYEYGVQASWTKVVRVLFSVNLREHQLLGPTPIFFKEDGKIVFDYGTSLAVYDPRNAEVHHFGCRLEVEATTFMESLVAPDLDGDHIGRALW